One part of the Corynebacterium aurimucosum ATCC 700975 genome encodes these proteins:
- a CDS encoding alpha/beta hydrolase: MKRLSSLLAAGALSAAALVSPVAGAATLTPQQVAGDTALSTISDLQVTPEVESQKWYGKYKDDPRVLKLEATSPAMNGRSIPLAVISAKNPDRPTVYLLNGAGSAEQDSDWLHMSDAVDFYAEKDVNVVVPQAGAFSYYTDWLEEPNGKYLKGPQKWETFLTKELPGPLEERLNANNKRAIAGMSMSATSSLLLAQHNQGFYDAVGSFAGCAATAYPTEYEFLRLTVNRGGGQPEQMWGPMGSAYNRYNDALMNSEKLRGTKLYISSASGFAGEQDTPSYYINKGYSPLTAYMGSAQLQVEGGVIEAAVNHCTHMLKAKLDKQNIPATYNFRNVGTHSWPGWREDLVKSWPTFEEAFNS, encoded by the coding sequence ATGAAGCGTCTTAGCTCTCTCCTCGCCGCCGGCGCGCTCAGCGCCGCCGCGCTGGTCAGCCCCGTTGCGGGTGCTGCCACCCTCACCCCGCAGCAGGTTGCGGGTGACACTGCCCTATCCACCATCTCGGACCTGCAGGTCACCCCGGAGGTGGAGAGCCAAAAGTGGTATGGCAAATACAAGGATGACCCCCGAGTCCTCAAGCTAGAAGCTACGTCGCCGGCAATGAACGGCCGCAGCATTCCGCTGGCTGTCATCTCGGCCAAGAACCCGGACCGCCCGACGGTCTACCTGCTCAACGGCGCTGGTTCCGCTGAGCAGGACTCCGACTGGCTGCACATGTCCGATGCCGTGGACTTCTACGCTGAGAAGGACGTCAACGTAGTGGTTCCGCAAGCAGGCGCTTTCTCCTACTACACCGACTGGTTGGAGGAGCCCAACGGCAAGTACCTCAAGGGCCCGCAGAAGTGGGAGACCTTCCTGACCAAGGAGCTGCCTGGTCCGCTGGAGGAGCGTCTGAACGCCAACAACAAGCGCGCCATCGCCGGCATGTCCATGTCCGCGACGTCCTCGCTGCTGCTTGCTCAGCACAACCAGGGCTTCTATGACGCAGTTGGTTCCTTCGCTGGCTGTGCTGCGACCGCCTACCCCACTGAGTACGAGTTCCTGCGCCTCACCGTGAACCGCGGTGGCGGCCAGCCGGAGCAGATGTGGGGGCCGATGGGTTCTGCCTACAACCGCTACAACGACGCCCTGATGAACTCCGAGAAGCTGCGCGGCACCAAGCTGTACATCTCCTCCGCATCGGGCTTCGCCGGTGAGCAGGATACCCCGTCCTACTACATCAACAAGGGCTACAGCCCGTTGACGGCATACATGGGATCAGCTCAGCTGCAGGTGGAAGGCGGCGTCATCGAGGCGGCCGTTAACCACTGCACCCACATGCTCAAGGCAAAGCTGGATAAGCAGAACATTCCGGCAACCTACAACTTCCGCAACGTGGGCACGCACTCCTGGCCGGGCTGGCGCGAGGACCTGGTGAAGTCCTGGCCCACCTTTGAGGAAGCCTTCAACTCCTAA
- a CDS encoding sugar nucleotide-binding protein — MKVQSTAIEGLLIVELDVHGDNRGWFKENWQREKMVAAGLPDFQPVQNNVSFNAEKGVTRGLHAEPWDKLVSVASGRAFGAWCDLREGSATFGQLVTHELREDVAVFVPRGVANGFQALEACAYSYLVNDHWSPDAEYTCVNLGMVDWPLEPTEISDKDKEHPALADVSPMPPHRILVTGANGQLGRALKKFLPSAGLGAVEFCGHEDFDITNPPARPWKQYSAIINCAAYNDVNGAEDNRAAAWAVNASAPAKLARIAAENNLTLVHVSSDYIFDGTEEVHSEDELPSPLSAYGASKAAGDTAAQTAPRHYVIRTSWVFGDGANFMATMRSLANKGVKPSVIHDQRGRPTFAEDLAKGIIHLLKTEAEYGVYNISNSGDVVGRDEIAMAVFTGVGQDPADVTPVSTEQYREIAGPEAPRPKESTFDLSKIEATGFKPMNWRAALALYLALYPA; from the coding sequence ATGAAGGTGCAGTCAACGGCCATCGAGGGCCTGCTCATTGTGGAGCTCGACGTCCACGGCGATAACCGCGGCTGGTTCAAGGAGAACTGGCAGCGCGAGAAGATGGTGGCGGCAGGATTGCCGGACTTCCAGCCGGTGCAGAACAATGTCTCCTTCAATGCGGAGAAGGGTGTTACGCGCGGTCTGCACGCGGAGCCCTGGGACAAGCTGGTCTCCGTGGCCTCCGGCCGGGCCTTCGGCGCGTGGTGCGATTTGCGTGAGGGCTCTGCCACGTTTGGTCAGCTGGTGACGCACGAGCTGCGCGAGGACGTGGCGGTTTTCGTCCCGCGTGGCGTGGCCAACGGCTTCCAGGCGCTGGAGGCTTGTGCCTACTCCTACCTGGTCAATGACCACTGGTCCCCGGATGCGGAGTACACCTGCGTCAACCTGGGCATGGTGGACTGGCCGCTGGAACCGACGGAAATCTCCGATAAGGACAAGGAGCACCCCGCGCTTGCCGACGTCTCCCCCATGCCCCCTCACCGCATCCTGGTCACCGGGGCCAACGGGCAGCTGGGCCGCGCTTTAAAGAAGTTCCTGCCTTCCGCTGGTCTGGGCGCGGTGGAGTTCTGTGGGCACGAGGATTTCGATATCACCAACCCGCCTGCCCGCCCATGGAAGCAGTACTCCGCCATCATCAACTGCGCGGCCTATAACGATGTCAACGGCGCGGAGGACAATCGCGCCGCGGCCTGGGCGGTCAACGCTTCCGCCCCGGCGAAGCTCGCGCGCATTGCGGCGGAGAATAACCTGACCTTGGTACACGTCTCCAGCGATTACATCTTCGACGGCACTGAAGAGGTCCACTCCGAAGATGAGCTGCCCTCCCCGCTCTCGGCCTATGGGGCGTCAAAAGCCGCAGGCGATACCGCCGCGCAGACCGCCCCGCGCCACTATGTCATCCGCACCTCGTGGGTCTTCGGCGATGGTGCCAACTTCATGGCCACGATGCGCTCGCTGGCGAATAAGGGCGTCAAGCCCTCCGTCATCCATGATCAGCGCGGGCGCCCCACCTTCGCCGAGGACCTAGCGAAGGGCATCATCCACCTACTCAAGACCGAAGCCGAGTACGGCGTATACAACATCTCCAACTCCGGTGATGTGGTGGGCCGCGATGAGATCGCCATGGCCGTCTTCACCGGCGTGGGCCAGGACCCCGCGGATGTCACGCCGGTCAGCACTGAGCAGTACCGCGAGATTGCCGGGCCCGAAGCTCCCCGCCCGAAGGAGTCCACCTTCGACCTGTCCAAGATTGAAGCCACCGGCTTTAAGCCGATGAATTGGCGGGCCGCTTTGGCGCTTTACCTGGCGCTTTACCCGGCATAA
- the lpdA gene encoding dihydrolipoyl dehydrogenase, producing the protein MTNEHFDVVVLGAGPGGYVSAIRAAQLGKKVAVIEKQYWGGVCLNVGCIPSKALLKNAEVAHTFNHEAKAFGISGDVSFDFGVAHKRSRKVSEGIVKGVHYLMKKNKITEINGLGSFKDAKTIEITEGDDKGKTVTFDNCIIATGSVVRSLPGVEIGGNIVSFEEQILNDDAPDSMVIVGAGAIGMEFAYVLANYGVDVTIVEFMDRVLPNEDKDVSKAIAKEYKKLGVKLLTGYKTTAIKDNGDNVTVEVESKDGSKTDTLTVDRCMVSIGFAPRTEGYGLENTGVELTERGAIAIDDYMRTNVEGIYAIGDVTAKLQLAHVAEAQGVVAAEVIAGAETQLLGDYMNMPRATFCNPQVASFGYTEEQAREKFADRDIKVATFPFSANGKAAGLNETAGFVKLIADGEFGELIGGHMVGSNVSELLPELTLAQRFDLTAEEIGRNVHTHPTLSEAMKEAAEGIGGHMINL; encoded by the coding sequence GTGACTAATGAACATTTTGACGTTGTAGTACTCGGCGCGGGCCCCGGCGGCTACGTGTCCGCCATCCGCGCTGCCCAGCTGGGCAAGAAGGTTGCCGTTATTGAGAAGCAGTACTGGGGCGGTGTCTGTCTCAACGTGGGCTGCATCCCGTCCAAGGCTCTTCTTAAGAACGCTGAGGTTGCACACACCTTCAACCATGAGGCAAAGGCCTTTGGTATTTCCGGCGATGTTTCTTTCGACTTCGGTGTTGCGCACAAGCGCTCCCGCAAGGTTTCGGAGGGCATCGTCAAGGGCGTGCACTACCTGATGAAGAAGAACAAGATTACGGAGATCAATGGCCTCGGCTCCTTCAAGGACGCCAAGACCATCGAGATTACCGAGGGCGATGACAAGGGTAAGACCGTTACCTTTGATAACTGCATTATTGCCACCGGCTCCGTCGTTCGTTCCCTTCCGGGCGTGGAAATCGGCGGCAACATCGTGTCCTTCGAGGAGCAGATTCTCAATGATGACGCCCCGGATTCCATGGTCATCGTTGGTGCAGGCGCCATCGGTATGGAGTTTGCTTATGTTCTGGCCAACTACGGCGTGGACGTGACCATCGTGGAGTTCATGGACCGCGTCTTGCCGAACGAGGACAAGGATGTTTCCAAGGCGATTGCTAAGGAATACAAGAAGCTTGGCGTGAAGCTCCTGACTGGTTACAAGACCACCGCCATCAAGGACAACGGCGACAATGTCACCGTCGAGGTCGAGTCCAAGGACGGCTCCAAGACCGATACTCTGACCGTGGACCGTTGTATGGTCTCCATCGGCTTCGCCCCGCGCACCGAGGGTTACGGCCTGGAGAACACCGGTGTCGAGCTCACCGAGCGCGGTGCCATTGCTATCGATGACTACATGCGCACCAACGTAGAGGGCATTTACGCCATTGGTGACGTCACCGCGAAACTGCAGCTCGCACACGTGGCTGAGGCACAGGGTGTTGTGGCCGCTGAGGTTATCGCCGGCGCTGAGACTCAGCTGCTCGGTGACTACATGAACATGCCGCGCGCTACCTTCTGCAACCCGCAGGTTGCCTCCTTCGGTTACACCGAGGAGCAGGCTCGCGAGAAGTTCGCCGACCGCGACATCAAGGTTGCCACCTTCCCGTTCTCCGCTAACGGTAAGGCGGCTGGTCTCAATGAGACCGCGGGCTTCGTCAAGCTCATCGCTGACGGCGAGTTCGGTGAGCTCATTGGTGGCCACATGGTGGGCTCCAACGTTTCCGAGCTGCTGCCGGAGCTGACTCTGGCACAGCGCTTTGACCTCACCGCTGAGGAGATCGGACGCAACGTTCACACGCACCCGACTCTGTCTGAGGCCATGAAGGAAGCAGCCGAGGGCATCGGCGGCCACATGATCAACCTCTAA
- the rfbA gene encoding glucose-1-phosphate thymidylyltransferase RfbA: MKGIILAGGSGTRLYPITKGISKQLMPIYDKPMVYYPLTTLIQAGIREILIITTPEDQAAFQRLLGDGSQLGLMLHYAVQPRPEGLAQAFLIAEDFISEDDVALVLGDNIFDGHGFSTALNECSHPGGGIIFAYEVSDPQRYGVVDFDDSGQALSIEEKPTAPKSNHAVVGLYFYDNSVVEIAKSITPSARGELEITAVNEEYLRRGQLRVKRMQRGDVWLDTGTVDSMSEASAYVEVMQKRTGTVIGSPEVAAFEEGFIDAAALTELAKPLLKSGYGRYLLAAAQES; encoded by the coding sequence ATGAAGGGCATCATTCTCGCAGGCGGTTCTGGAACCCGCCTCTACCCCATCACCAAGGGCATCTCGAAGCAGCTCATGCCCATCTATGACAAGCCGATGGTCTACTATCCCCTGACCACCCTGATCCAGGCCGGCATCCGCGAGATCCTCATCATCACTACTCCAGAAGACCAGGCCGCCTTCCAGCGCCTGCTTGGCGACGGTTCCCAGCTCGGCCTCATGCTGCACTATGCGGTCCAACCCCGGCCCGAAGGCTTAGCCCAGGCCTTCCTCATCGCGGAAGACTTCATCTCTGAGGATGACGTGGCCCTTGTCCTGGGTGACAACATCTTTGATGGCCACGGCTTCTCCACGGCACTGAATGAGTGCAGCCACCCAGGCGGCGGCATCATCTTCGCCTACGAGGTTTCCGATCCGCAGCGCTATGGTGTCGTGGACTTTGATGACTCCGGCCAAGCCCTGTCCATCGAAGAAAAACCCACCGCGCCCAAATCCAACCACGCTGTGGTGGGCTTGTATTTCTATGACAATTCCGTGGTGGAGATTGCCAAATCCATCACGCCCAGCGCACGCGGGGAGTTAGAGATCACCGCCGTCAACGAGGAATACCTGCGCCGCGGGCAGCTGCGTGTCAAGCGCATGCAGCGCGGTGACGTCTGGTTGGATACCGGCACGGTGGACTCCATGAGTGAGGCCTCGGCCTACGTGGAGGTAATGCAGAAGCGCACCGGCACCGTCATCGGTTCGCCGGAGGTGGCTGCCTTCGAGGAGGGCTTCATCGATGCCGCGGCACTCACCGAGCTGGCCAAACCCCTCCTGAAGTCCGGCTATGGCCGTTATCTTCTCGCCGCTGCGCAAGAGAGCTGA
- a CDS encoding ATP-binding protein, with product MTPTTLSELIAQLRVIGSDKQSVEVKSSVSKEVLSTLSAFANGDGGTLIIGLSEQDGFTPVKKFSASTAQDQLETRCQQLIPPVRPRIDIIEFESSNILVAEIDELPARDKPCYVAERGLYKGSYIRTGDGDTRLSQYEVNRLVEEHTQPTWDEDAIPDATLEDIEGAALDGFLQVQKERRPKTFANGQDTALKRLRILKDGHPTLASLLVMGDYPQEFFPRLTVTFALFPGTSKGDVTTGIRLLDSATLHGTIPELVSEGIDIVKKNMRTAGFIGDKSRTALPDYPLVAVREALVNALMHRDYSPTARGSQVQINMFVDRLEITNPGGLYGGVTLRNLGEAGVSSTRNQRLATFLEDIPLPEGGVAAENRGTGIATIHQALADALMPKPEIINRLDSFTIIFHRRRVATQERYGTARDHVEHLLHGSPSVSTTELVEATKLSRTAVQKALNELIRDNIAEKTEPGRSPKQRYRLRK from the coding sequence ATGACCCCTACAACACTCTCCGAACTCATCGCACAACTCCGCGTCATTGGAAGCGATAAACAATCCGTAGAGGTCAAATCATCCGTCAGCAAGGAAGTACTTTCTACGCTCAGTGCCTTCGCAAACGGGGACGGCGGGACGCTCATCATCGGCCTTTCAGAGCAGGACGGCTTCACCCCAGTTAAGAAGTTCTCTGCCTCCACCGCCCAAGACCAATTGGAAACTCGCTGCCAACAGCTCATCCCGCCGGTCCGCCCGCGAATCGACATCATCGAATTTGAAAGCAGTAACATACTCGTCGCAGAGATCGACGAGCTTCCCGCGCGCGATAAGCCCTGCTATGTGGCCGAAAGGGGGCTGTACAAAGGCAGCTATATTCGCACCGGCGATGGTGATACGCGCCTGTCCCAGTACGAAGTAAATCGACTCGTTGAAGAGCACACGCAACCGACCTGGGATGAAGATGCCATCCCAGATGCCACGCTGGAGGACATCGAGGGTGCCGCTCTTGACGGCTTCCTCCAAGTGCAGAAAGAGCGCCGCCCCAAGACTTTTGCGAATGGACAGGACACAGCCCTCAAGCGCCTGCGAATTCTCAAGGACGGCCACCCCACGCTGGCCTCACTTCTTGTCATGGGAGACTACCCGCAGGAGTTTTTCCCCCGATTAACGGTTACCTTCGCACTCTTTCCCGGAACGTCGAAAGGTGATGTCACCACGGGCATCCGCCTCCTCGACAGCGCCACACTTCACGGTACGATTCCGGAGCTGGTGAGCGAAGGCATCGATATTGTAAAGAAGAACATGCGCACCGCTGGCTTTATCGGCGACAAGTCCCGGACCGCACTTCCGGATTATCCACTGGTCGCTGTCCGTGAAGCATTAGTCAATGCGCTCATGCACCGTGACTACTCCCCGACTGCTCGCGGCAGTCAGGTGCAAATCAACATGTTCGTTGACCGCTTGGAAATCACCAATCCGGGAGGCCTATATGGCGGGGTTACGCTCCGAAATCTTGGAGAAGCCGGCGTCAGCTCTACCCGCAATCAGCGCCTTGCGACGTTCCTAGAGGACATTCCCCTGCCAGAAGGCGGAGTCGCCGCAGAGAACCGCGGTACAGGCATCGCCACCATCCATCAGGCCTTAGCAGACGCACTCATGCCCAAACCGGAAATTATCAACCGGCTCGACAGCTTTACCATCATCTTCCACCGCCGCAGGGTAGCCACCCAGGAACGCTATGGCACCGCACGTGACCATGTGGAACACCTGCTCCACGGCAGCCCGTCCGTATCGACAACCGAATTAGTTGAGGCTACAAAGCTCAGCCGGACAGCGGTCCAGAAAGCACTAAATGAACTCATCCGCGATAACATCGCCGAAAAGACTGAACCCGGACGCAGCCCTAAACAGCGCTACAGGCTGCGCAAATAG
- a CDS encoding alpha/beta hydrolase, with translation MKIARSLTTLAAASALALGAVVSPIASASDIDPAQIRGEATPSDISDIDLYTELEEYLPKDGAGNPTPSREQFEASFDKKVSYPDVKISNLPEEKKWMGYVFKYWDYRHKVKALNATAPAMDNREVPLAVITPDGNFDASRPTLYLLNGAGGAEQGMDWISSTIAKDLDPDTPDVQDLVHFYANRNVNVVIPQAGAFSYYTDWLSTPDRGYLKGPQKWETFLTKELPGPLEKRINGNGKRGIAGMSMSATSSLVLAQHNPNFYDAIGSYSGCAATSTPLPNFYAQLTVNRGGGSTEQMWGAKGGDYNRYNDGLINATKNNMGNSKVYVSANSGLAGATDLGSSKIESAGSSQAFKSSSTLVVEGGVIEAAMNACTHDLKAKMEREGVKDAVFNLRNTGTHSWPGWYDDINSSWPIFAQAFNLPKDPSAPEAATYAAEEGTSANEMNAEADTQDAKLDEAEANTEAPADSLPVDTEATGH, from the coding sequence ATGAAGATTGCGCGCTCTCTCACGACGCTGGCAGCGGCATCAGCCTTAGCCCTCGGCGCCGTTGTATCCCCTATCGCCAGCGCATCCGACATCGACCCGGCTCAAATCCGCGGTGAGGCTACGCCGTCCGACATCTCCGACATCGACCTCTACACCGAGCTCGAGGAGTACCTACCCAAGGATGGGGCCGGCAACCCGACGCCTTCCCGCGAGCAATTTGAGGCTTCCTTCGACAAGAAGGTTTCCTATCCGGACGTCAAGATCAGCAACCTCCCAGAAGAAAAGAAGTGGATGGGCTACGTCTTCAAGTACTGGGATTATCGCCACAAGGTGAAAGCTCTCAATGCCACCGCGCCCGCAATGGATAACCGCGAAGTCCCCCTCGCGGTGATCACCCCGGACGGCAACTTTGATGCTTCCCGCCCCACCCTCTACTTGCTCAACGGTGCCGGCGGCGCCGAGCAGGGCATGGACTGGATTAGTTCCACCATTGCCAAGGATCTTGATCCGGATACGCCGGATGTTCAGGACCTCGTTCACTTCTACGCCAACCGCAACGTAAACGTCGTCATCCCGCAGGCGGGCGCTTTCTCCTACTACACCGACTGGCTGAGCACCCCGGACCGCGGCTATCTCAAGGGTCCCCAGAAGTGGGAGACCTTCCTAACCAAGGAGCTTCCGGGACCGCTGGAGAAGCGCATTAACGGCAACGGCAAGCGCGGCATCGCCGGCATGTCCATGTCTGCTACCTCCTCGCTCGTGCTGGCACAGCACAACCCGAACTTCTACGATGCCATCGGCTCCTACTCCGGCTGCGCTGCTACCTCGACGCCGCTGCCGAACTTCTACGCGCAGCTCACCGTGAACCGCGGTGGCGGAAGCACCGAGCAGATGTGGGGCGCGAAGGGCGGAGACTACAACCGCTACAACGATGGCCTCATCAACGCCACCAAGAACAACATGGGCAATTCCAAGGTCTATGTTTCCGCCAACTCCGGTTTGGCTGGGGCAACGGACTTGGGCTCGTCCAAGATTGAGAGCGCAGGCTCGTCCCAGGCCTTCAAGTCCTCCTCCACCCTCGTGGTTGAGGGCGGCGTCATCGAGGCAGCCATGAACGCCTGCACGCATGACCTGAAGGCAAAGATGGAGCGCGAGGGCGTTAAAGACGCAGTCTTCAACCTGCGCAACACCGGTACCCACTCCTGGCCGGGCTGGTATGACGACATCAACTCCTCGTGGCCGATCTTCGCGCAAGCCTTCAACCTTCCTAAGGATCCCTCCGCACCTGAGGCGGCGACTTATGCAGCAGAAGAGGGCACGAGCGCTAACGAAATGAACGCCGAGGCCGATACTCAGGATGCGAAACTGGATGAGGCAGAGGCAAACACCGAGGCCCCCGCTGATTCCCTGCCAGTAGATACTGAGGCGACCGGGCACTAA
- the rfbB gene encoding dTDP-glucose 4,6-dehydratase has translation MRRLLVTGGAGFIGANFVRLVAQQRPEVEITVLDKLTYAGNRANLDGVDAELVVGDVADEGVVDKLVSQADTVVHFAAESHNDNSLRDPSPFLHTNIMGTFVLLEACRRHDVRLHHVSTDEVFGDLEIGADTYFTEETPYNPSSPYSATKAGSDHLVRAWVRSFGLRATISNCSNNYGPYQHIEKFIPRQITNLLLGQPAKLYGTGEQVRDWIHVDDHNEAVLAILDRGRLGETYNIGADQEDTNNRQVIEMICELMGATDNGQARFEHVADRPGHDQRYAMDASKLRRELGWAPRYTDLREGLAATIEWYRAHEEWWRAGKEEVEANYAKQGQ, from the coding sequence ATGCGCAGACTGCTTGTTACCGGCGGCGCCGGCTTTATTGGTGCAAACTTCGTGAGGCTCGTGGCCCAGCAGCGCCCGGAGGTGGAGATCACCGTCCTGGATAAGCTCACCTATGCGGGCAATCGCGCCAATCTCGACGGCGTGGACGCCGAGCTCGTGGTGGGGGACGTAGCGGATGAGGGGGTCGTCGACAAGCTCGTGTCCCAGGCCGATACCGTGGTGCACTTCGCCGCGGAATCCCACAATGACAACTCTTTGCGGGATCCTTCGCCTTTCCTCCACACCAACATCATGGGTACTTTCGTGCTGCTGGAGGCCTGCCGCCGCCACGATGTGCGCCTCCACCATGTCTCCACCGATGAGGTTTTTGGTGATTTGGAAATTGGCGCAGATACCTACTTCACGGAAGAGACACCTTATAACCCGTCTTCGCCCTATTCGGCCACGAAGGCCGGTTCGGATCACCTGGTGCGCGCGTGGGTGCGCAGCTTTGGGCTGCGGGCAACCATTTCGAATTGCTCCAATAATTACGGCCCCTACCAGCACATTGAGAAGTTCATTCCGCGGCAGATCACCAATCTGCTTCTGGGCCAGCCGGCGAAGCTCTATGGCACCGGCGAGCAGGTGCGCGATTGGATTCACGTGGATGATCACAACGAGGCCGTACTCGCCATCCTGGACCGCGGGCGCCTTGGGGAGACCTATAACATCGGCGCCGACCAGGAGGATACAAATAACCGCCAGGTCATCGAGATGATTTGTGAGCTCATGGGGGCGACGGACAATGGTCAGGCGCGCTTTGAGCACGTGGCGGACCGCCCGGGCCATGACCAGCGCTATGCCATGGATGCCAGCAAGCTGCGCCGCGAGCTGGGCTGGGCCCCGCGCTACACGGATCTGCGGGAGGGCCTGGCCGCCACCATTGAGTGGTACCGCGCCCACGAGGAGTGGTGGCGCGCGGGCAAGGAAGAAGTCGAAGCCAACTACGCGAAGCAAGGACAATAA
- a CDS encoding M1 family metallopeptidase yields the protein MKLLSTALSHISSARGHAAPSRDSYTGVDFNIGFEVTHYDLDLAYRVEPNMLQGEAVLHIRALEDLDKLTLDLGGAMVARRITAKHAPRVAKFRLSGGKLRLNFADTIAEGQEFELLIRYGGSPRPLRTPWGEIGWEETDSGSLVASQPNGAPSWFPCDDTPSAKATYDIRITADDPFVVISNGKLVSRRSAGGSMTRWHYRVKHPMATYLATVQVGEYIEIPLGANVRAWAPAHLKQVVLEEFSQQQEMVDFYSALFGHYPFADYQVVITDDELEIPLEAQGLSIFGSNHVKGDHVFERLIAHELSHQWFGNSVGLMEWKDIWLNEGFACYCEWLWFEHAHGRPAHESARSHYQVLARKKQDILLSDPGTRDMFDDRVYKRGALTVHALRRLVGDEAFFATVREYLTAAQHSVVSPEDLISRMREAAENPGDVDQLLAQWLDKPELPRFPL from the coding sequence ATGAAGCTGCTTTCTACCGCCCTTTCGCATATCTCGTCCGCCCGCGGCCACGCCGCGCCTTCCCGGGATAGCTACACGGGGGTGGATTTTAACATCGGCTTCGAGGTCACCCACTATGACTTGGACCTGGCCTACCGCGTGGAGCCCAACATGCTGCAAGGCGAAGCAGTGCTCCATATTCGTGCGTTGGAGGACTTGGACAAGCTCACCCTCGACCTCGGCGGCGCCATGGTGGCTCGTCGCATCACGGCAAAGCACGCGCCGCGCGTGGCCAAGTTCCGCCTATCCGGCGGGAAGCTGCGCTTGAACTTCGCCGACACAATCGCAGAAGGCCAAGAGTTTGAGCTGCTGATCCGCTATGGCGGCTCACCCCGCCCGCTGCGCACGCCATGGGGTGAAATCGGCTGGGAGGAGACGGATTCCGGCTCCTTGGTGGCTAGCCAGCCCAACGGCGCGCCCAGTTGGTTCCCCTGTGATGACACCCCGTCCGCAAAGGCCACCTACGATATCCGCATCACCGCAGACGATCCTTTCGTGGTCATCTCCAACGGCAAGCTGGTCTCCCGCCGCAGCGCGGGTGGATCCATGACGCGCTGGCACTACCGCGTCAAGCACCCCATGGCCACCTACCTCGCCACGGTCCAAGTTGGCGAATACATTGAGATCCCCCTTGGCGCCAACGTCCGCGCGTGGGCACCGGCCCACCTCAAGCAGGTGGTGCTCGAAGAGTTTTCCCAGCAGCAGGAAATGGTGGATTTCTACTCCGCGCTCTTTGGCCACTACCCCTTCGCCGACTATCAAGTGGTCATCACCGATGACGAGCTAGAGATCCCACTCGAGGCCCAGGGCCTGTCCATCTTCGGCTCCAACCACGTCAAGGGTGATCACGTCTTCGAGCGACTCATCGCGCACGAGCTCTCCCACCAGTGGTTCGGCAACTCCGTGGGACTGATGGAGTGGAAGGATATCTGGCTCAACGAAGGTTTTGCCTGCTACTGCGAGTGGCTGTGGTTCGAACACGCGCATGGCCGCCCGGCACATGAATCGGCGCGCTCGCACTATCAGGTGCTGGCCCGCAAGAAGCAGGACATTCTGCTCAGTGATCCTGGTACGCGCGATATGTTCGATGACCGCGTCTACAAGCGCGGCGCGCTGACCGTGCACGCGCTGCGCCGCCTCGTGGGTGATGAGGCTTTCTTTGCCACGGTGCGGGAGTACCTCACCGCAGCGCAGCACTCGGTGGTGAGCCCGGAGGATCTCATCAGCCGCATGCGCGAGGCAGCGGAGAACCCAGGTGACGTCGACCAGCTCCTAGCCCAGTGGCTGGATAAGCCGGAGCTGCCGCGCTTCCCGCTATAA